The Thermus brockianus genome window below encodes:
- a CDS encoding phospholipase D-like domain-containing protein — protein sequence MGTRRRRQKALAGLPGYLVLLVLFLLWAYQELRKPAPPPVEAGKAEVYFMPQDGERAKAHLLALMASAQETLEGAFYEFRDLEIAKGLLAAGKRGVRVRLYGESDYREDFRRYLVAASLGQGEEPPKVPRALLRERVKPLSLDCEEIAGIPVCYDEREGFMHHKFLVVDRKAVWTGSVNMTWNAFARNNENALLLPSPTLAEGYAQEFQALYGGAKEGLGRPVAFALEGVEGTAYFSPKGGRLAQEAILRAIGEAQREILVAAFVLTDREIVEALLGAKERGLAVRVVLEARNLGDSRDERLLEGGIPVRKDPNPYTLHHKVMVLDGIHVITGSYNFSFRAREVNNENLLVLRSPTLAEAYRKEVERLWEAGDPL from the coding sequence GTGGGTACTAGGCGGCGCAGGCAAAAGGCTTTGGCGGGGCTTCCCGGCTACCTGGTCCTCCTCGTCCTTTTCCTCCTTTGGGCCTACCAAGAGCTCCGCAAGCCCGCCCCGCCCCCAGTGGAGGCGGGAAAGGCCGAGGTCTACTTCATGCCCCAGGATGGGGAAAGGGCCAAGGCCCATCTCCTTGCCCTCATGGCCTCGGCCCAGGAAACCCTGGAGGGGGCCTTCTACGAATTTCGCGACCTAGAGATCGCAAAAGGCCTCCTCGCGGCCGGAAAGCGGGGGGTGAGGGTTCGGCTTTACGGGGAAAGCGACTACCGGGAGGACTTCCGCCGCTACCTGGTGGCGGCCTCCTTGGGGCAAGGGGAAGAGCCCCCTAAGGTGCCCCGCGCCCTCCTGCGGGAAAGGGTCAAGCCCCTTTCCCTAGACTGCGAGGAAATCGCCGGCATCCCCGTCTGCTACGACGAGCGGGAAGGCTTCATGCACCACAAGTTCCTGGTGGTGGACCGCAAGGCGGTGTGGACGGGAAGCGTGAACATGACCTGGAACGCCTTCGCCCGCAACAACGAAAACGCCCTCCTCCTCCCCTCCCCCACCCTGGCGGAAGGCTACGCCCAGGAGTTCCAGGCCCTTTATGGCGGCGCCAAGGAAGGCCTGGGCCGCCCCGTGGCCTTCGCCCTGGAGGGGGTGGAGGGAACCGCCTACTTTAGCCCTAAAGGGGGAAGGCTTGCCCAGGAAGCCATCCTAAGGGCCATTGGCGAGGCCCAAAGGGAGATCCTGGTGGCCGCCTTCGTCCTCACGGACCGCGAAATTGTGGAAGCCCTTCTAGGGGCAAAGGAACGGGGCCTTGCGGTGCGGGTGGTCCTGGAAGCCCGCAACCTGGGGGATAGCCGGGACGAAAGGCTCCTTGAGGGGGGTATCCCCGTGCGGAAGGACCCTAACCCCTACACCCTGCACCACAAGGTCATGGTCCTGGACGGGATCCACGTGATTACGGGAAGCTACAACTTCTCCTTCCGCGCCCGGGAGGTGAACAACGAAAACCTCCTGGTCCTAAGGAGCCCCACCCTGGCGGAGGCCTACCGAAAGGAGGTGGAAAGGCTTTGGGAAGCGGGCGACCCCCTTTAA